The Primulina eburnea isolate SZY01 chromosome 6, ASM2296580v1, whole genome shotgun sequence genome contains a region encoding:
- the LOC140834461 gene encoding probable WRKY transcription factor 11, which yields MAVEFLGYSNLNDQMAVQDAAFAGIKSMEHLIQAVSHKQQQQSQNQQLDCKEITDFTVSKFKKVISILNRTGHARFRRAPAQPLPYSDESTAPQFHTRTSGSCQLQNPASGIYQHQPLSLFPKSTTPAATQPSTLDFSQPSLMALGKDTSEVMGKEGFSLSTAGTTSGNSSSTFLSSITGEGSVSNGKGGSPSTILAPAVSAGKPPLSGKRCREHDHSENFSGKISGSGRCHCKKRKLRVKKTIRVPAISSKVADIPADDYSWRKYGQKPIKGSPYPRGYYRCSTVRDCPARKHVERANDDPTMLIVTYDGEHRHVQGVSTEIPAGGSGAKLVF from the exons ATGGCCGTGGAATTTCTGGGCTATTCCAATCTCAACGACCAAATGGCGGTTCAAGATGCTGCGTTTGCTGGGATTAAATCAATGGAGCATTTGATTCAAGCGGTGTCTCACAAGCAGCAGCAGCAGAGCCAAAATCAGCAACTCGACTGCAAAGAAATAACCGATTTCACGGTTTCCAAGTTCAAAAAGGTTATTTCTATTCTCAACCGTACCGGGCATGCCCGATTCCGCCGTGCTCCTGCTCAACCGCTGCCTTACTCCGACGAATCTACTGCTCCTCAGTTTCATACCCGAACATCTGGATCTTGCCAACTTCAAAATCCGGCTTCTGGAATCTACCAACATCAGCCTCTGAGTTTGTTCCCCAAGTCCACTACACCTGCGGCGACGCAGCCTTCGACGCTTGATTTCTCCCAGCCGTCGCTGATGGCCTTAGGGAAGGACACGTCTGAGGTAATGGGAAAGGAGGGGTTTAGCTTATCGACGGCGGGGACGACATCGGGAAACTCGTCTTCGACTTTCTTGTCTTCGATTACTGGTGAAGGGAGCGTTTCAAATGGAAAGGGTGGGTCACCGTCGACGATCCTGGCTCCCGCTGTTTCCGCCGGGAAGCCGCCTCTGTCAGGGAAGAGATGCCGGGAGCATGACCACTCTGAAAACTTCTCCGGCAAGATTTCGGGTTCCGGCCGCTGCCACTGCAAAAAGAG GAAACTGAGGGTGAAGAAAACCATTAGAGTGCCAGCCATCAGCTCAAAAGTTGCAGATATACCCGCGGACGATTACTCGTGGAGAAAATATGGTCAAAAACCAATCAAAGGATCCCCATACCCACG GGGTTATTATCGATGCAGTACGGTGAGGGATTGCCCGGCGAGGAAGCATGTGGAGAGGGCGAATGATGATCCAACGATGCTGATTGTTACTTACGACGGGGAGCACCGGCATGTGCAAGGTGTGTCGACGGAGATCCCTGCCGGCGGCAGTGGCGCCAAGCTTGTTTTCTAG